A region from the Clostridia bacterium genome encodes:
- a CDS encoding PolC-type DNA polymerase III, whose protein sequence is MKLSEIFNKSQVLIQHKELFDLSEVKNVVLNKELRKAELFLKSSLVIPKSVIFDVAQDIKTTYQLRVVKIFSEYPENLFTKDYFSEILFYIEKKYMHLYYIVKDSEMEILENEIKIHLKGNGVDLLLYNELDKAIENLIYDEFNLKVFVKFISDIKPLSVEEKNKIHIEQQKEILDRIEKMPEVVKEVKKELPPKKSYPSFNKISYAKTDISSLKLESGKVEIEGEVFKIERKDFNNSQKGKITFYVTDYKNSCICQVMDKLEVLDDFMGEFKKGDFLKISGEMIYDKYLRENVLDTKFKNIEPVKKEIKVDTADEKRVELHLHTNMSAIDGINTVDEYVSHIKNIGHRALVITDHGVVQAFPDAYSAAKKAGIKLVYGVEGYLVNDMAQIVKGNQKGSLSGEFVVFDIETTGFSASENKITEIGACKIKNGEIIDRFSSFVNPKVPIPEKISELTGITDEMVKDAPEIDIVLKKFLDFCSGVPLVAHNADFDVSFIKRNAEVLGINYEPTSVDTLSLSRILLPELKKHKLNIVCEHLGVTLNGHHRAVNDAEATSEVFIKFISLLKKRGIENIEDINTSVVDCGGEPSYKGTAYHIIILVKNKTGLKNLYKLVSKSHIDYYYRTPRIPKSELIKHREGLILGSACEAGELYRAVLSGQPHQELINIAEFYDYLEVQPLGNNQYLLENNSVKDKDALIELNKTIIDLGKELSKKVVATGDVHFINEQGALYRSILMSGKKFKDADNQPPLYYRTTKEMMDEFFYLDEDTKYEIVVKNPNDIVDMTDENFEPVPSVKHPPVIEGAAEDIKEMSYKKAYEIYGNPLPEIVEKRMEKELNSIINNGFSVMYLIAEKLVKKSLSDGYLVGSRGSVGSSFVAFLSGITEVNSLCPHYICENCKHSEFIEDGSYSSGCDMPEKVCPHCNTVMKRDGHDIPFETFLGFDGDKEPDIDLNFSGEYQPTAHKYIEELFGEGHVFRAGTIGTIAEKTAFGYVKNYYEERQMIMNNAELERLMSACTGAKATTGQHPGGIIVVPKEDDVYDFTPIQHPANDKESGIITTHFDYHKLHDTLLKLDILGHDDPTMLKMLKDLTGLDPQSISLSDKDTMSLFTSPKALGVTEEEIGSKTGTYGVPEFGTKFARQMLEDIQPKNFASLVKISGLSHGTDVWLNNAQDIVKEKIAPFEETICTRDDIMTYLMLKGLPPKRAFTIMEQVRKGKGLKEEDEAQMREKNVPEWYIESCKKIKYMFPKAHAVAYVTMGFRVAYYKVHYPIEYYCAYYSVRADDFDAGIMTKGKDKIEKSLNEYNKIPKPSAKEKNIITILEICKEMYARGIEFLPVDLYKSDDLNFKVENGKIRPPFTSIKGLGLAAAQNIKAARDEKEFFTKEDFMARAKVGQAVVDMLDNHNCFKDIPDSSQLTFGI, encoded by the coding sequence ATGAAGTTAAGTGAGATATTTAATAAATCTCAAGTGCTTATACAACATAAAGAATTATTTGATTTAAGTGAAGTTAAAAATGTAGTATTAAATAAAGAATTAAGGAAAGCAGAACTGTTTTTAAAAAGCAGTTTGGTTATTCCTAAATCAGTGATTTTTGATGTTGCCCAGGATATTAAAACAACTTATCAGTTAAGGGTAGTTAAAATTTTTAGTGAGTATCCTGAAAATTTATTTACTAAAGACTATTTTTCAGAGATTTTATTTTACATAGAAAAAAAATATATGCACCTTTACTATATTGTAAAAGATTCTGAAATGGAAATTTTGGAAAATGAAATTAAAATTCACCTAAAAGGTAACGGTGTAGACCTACTTTTATATAACGAACTTGATAAGGCTATTGAAAATTTAATATATGACGAATTTAATCTTAAAGTTTTTGTAAAATTTATATCGGACATTAAACCTTTAAGCGTTGAAGAAAAAAATAAAATACATATAGAGCAGCAAAAAGAGATTTTAGATAGAATAGAAAAAATGCCTGAAGTGGTAAAAGAAGTAAAAAAAGAATTACCACCAAAAAAATCATATCCGTCTTTTAATAAAATCTCTTATGCAAAAACGGATATTTCTTCTCTTAAATTAGAAAGCGGAAAGGTAGAAATAGAGGGCGAAGTTTTTAAAATTGAGAGAAAAGATTTTAATAATTCCCAAAAAGGTAAAATCACTTTTTATGTAACCGACTATAAGAATTCGTGCATTTGTCAGGTTATGGATAAATTAGAAGTGTTAGACGACTTTATGGGAGAATTTAAAAAAGGCGACTTTTTAAAAATCTCAGGCGAGATGATTTATGATAAATATTTAAGAGAAAATGTGCTTGATACTAAATTTAAAAATATTGAGCCTGTAAAAAAAGAGATTAAGGTTGACACAGCAGATGAAAAAAGGGTTGAACTTCATCTGCATACCAATATGAGTGCGATAGACGGTATTAACACTGTTGACGAATATGTATCCCATATAAAAAATATAGGGCACAGAGCCTTGGTAATTACTGACCATGGTGTTGTTCAGGCGTTCCCTGATGCATATAGCGCTGCCAAAAAGGCAGGAATTAAACTCGTTTACGGTGTGGAAGGCTACCTTGTAAACGATATGGCACAAATTGTAAAAGGAAATCAAAAGGGAAGTTTATCAGGCGAGTTTGTTGTTTTCGATATTGAAACAACAGGTTTTAGTGCGTCTGAAAATAAGATTACCGAAATAGGTGCCTGTAAAATAAAAAACGGAGAAATTATAGACAGGTTTTCTTCTTTTGTAAACCCAAAAGTTCCTATTCCTGAAAAAATATCTGAACTTACAGGTATTACAGACGAAATGGTAAAGGATGCACCTGAGATTGATATAGTTTTAAAGAAATTTCTTGATTTTTGCTCGGGTGTTCCACTGGTTGCTCATAACGCAGACTTTGACGTTTCTTTCATTAAAAGAAATGCAGAAGTTTTAGGCATAAACTATGAGCCGACATCTGTTGACACACTCTCACTTTCAAGAATTCTTCTTCCTGAACTTAAAAAGCATAAACTAAATATTGTTTGTGAGCATTTAGGGGTTACTCTTAACGGTCATCACCGTGCTGTCAATGATGCAGAGGCTACAAGCGAAGTATTTATTAAATTTATTTCTCTTCTTAAAAAGAGAGGGATAGAAAATATAGAGGATATCAATACCTCTGTTGTAGACTGTGGGGGAGAACCCTCTTATAAGGGAACAGCATACCACATTATAATACTTGTAAAAAACAAAACAGGTCTTAAAAATTTATATAAACTTGTAAGCAAATCACACATTGATTATTATTACAGAACTCCGAGAATACCAAAGAGCGAACTTATAAAACACAGAGAGGGTCTTATTTTAGGCTCTGCGTGTGAAGCGGGAGAGTTATACCGTGCAGTTTTAAGCGGTCAGCCTCATCAGGAACTTATAAATATTGCCGAGTTTTACGACTATCTTGAAGTTCAGCCTTTAGGTAATAACCAGTATCTTTTGGAAAACAATTCCGTAAAGGATAAAGATGCGTTAATAGAACTTAATAAAACCATTATAGATTTAGGAAAAGAACTTAGTAAAAAAGTTGTTGCAACAGGCGACGTTCATTTTATAAACGAGCAGGGCGCACTTTACCGTTCTATCCTTATGTCAGGAAAGAAATTTAAAGACGCTGATAATCAGCCGCCTCTATATTACCGTACCACAAAAGAAATGATGGACGAATTTTTCTATCTTGACGAAGATACAAAGTATGAGATAGTTGTTAAAAATCCTAACGATATAGTGGATATGACGGATGAGAATTTTGAGCCTGTGCCAAGCGTTAAGCATCCGCCTGTTATTGAGGGTGCAGCCGAAGATATTAAAGAGATGTCTTATAAAAAGGCTTATGAAATATACGGAAACCCTCTTCCAGAAATTGTTGAAAAAAGAATGGAAAAGGAACTTAACTCCATTATAAATAACGGTTTTTCCGTTATGTATCTTATAGCAGAAAAATTAGTTAAAAAATCTTTAAGCGACGGTTATCTTGTTGGCTCAAGGGGTTCGGTTGGTTCTTCTTTTGTAGCCTTCTTATCAGGTATAACAGAGGTTAACTCTCTATGCCCTCATTATATCTGTGAAAACTGTAAACATTCAGAATTTATAGAAGACGGAAGTTACTCTTCAGGTTGTGATATGCCTGAAAAAGTATGCCCTCATTGTAATACGGTAATGAAGAGGGACGGGCACGATATTCCGTTTGAAACGTTCTTAGGGTTTGACGGGGATAAAGAGCCTGATATCGACTTAAACTTTTCAGGCGAATACCAGCCGACTGCCCATAAATATATCGAAGAATTATTTGGCGAAGGCCATGTTTTCAGAGCAGGAACTATTGGTACAATAGCCGAAAAAACTGCTTTTGGTTATGTTAAGAACTATTATGAAGAACGCCAAATGATTATGAATAATGCAGAGCTTGAGCGTCTTATGTCTGCGTGTACAGGAGCAAAAGCAACAACAGGTCAGCATCCTGGTGGTATAATAGTTGTGCCGAAAGAAGATGATGTTTATGACTTTACTCCTATTCAGCACCCTGCAAATGATAAAGAAAGCGGAATAATCACAACTCACTTTGATTATCATAAACTTCACGATACACTACTTAAACTTGATATTTTAGGGCATGATGACCCTACAATGCTAAAAATGTTAAAAGACTTAACAGGGCTTGACCCTCAGTCTATATCCCTTTCAGATAAGGATACTATGAGTCTTTTCACATCGCCAAAAGCGTTAGGCGTTACAGAAGAGGAGATAGGCTCTAAAACAGGCACATACGGAGTTCCGGAATTCGGTACAAAGTTTGCCCGTCAGATGTTAGAGGATATTCAGCCGAAGAATTTTGCAAGTTTAGTTAAAATTTCAGGCCTTTCCCACGGAACAGATGTGTGGCTTAACAATGCTCAGGATATTGTTAAAGAAAAAATAGCACCGTTTGAAGAAACCATCTGTACAAGAGACGATATTATGACCTATCTTATGTTAAAAGGTCTTCCACCTAAACGCGCGTTTACCATTATGGAGCAGGTGCGTAAAGGCAAAGGTCTTAAAGAAGAAGACGAAGCACAAATGAGAGAGAAAAATGTTCCCGAGTGGTATATAGAGTCCTGTAAAAAGATAAAATATATGTTCCCTAAAGCCCACGCTGTTGCGTATGTTACAATGGGGTTCAGGGTTGCGTATTATAAAGTGCATTATCCGATAGAATATTACTGTGCTTACTATTCAGTAAGAGCAGATGATTTTGATGCGGGAATTATGACAAAGGGAAAAGACAAAATTGAAAAATCACTTAACGAATATAACAAAATTCCAAAGCCGTCTGCCAAAGAAAAAAATATTATTACTATACTTGAAATATGCAAGGAAATGTATGCAAGGGGTATAGAATTTTTGCCTGTTGACCTTTATAAGTCAGACGATTTGAACTTTAAAGTGGAAAATGGTAAGATAAGGCCTCCGTTTACATCAATCAAAGGTCTTGGCCTTGCCGCTGCACAGAATATAAAAGCAGCCAGAGACGAAAAGGAATTTTTCACAAAAGAAGATTTTATGGCAAGAGCAAAGGTGGGTCAGGCAGTTGTTGATATGCTTGATAACCATAATTGTTTTAAAGATATTCCTGATTCATCACAGTTGACATTCGGAATTTAA
- a CDS encoding methyltransferase domain-containing protein: MVLLGNSLGLCKEYLRKVIKKGDTVIDATCGNGYDTLFLKEQVGKEGKVYGFDIQKVALDNTLNLLKEKGLSENVILNLDSHSELDKYVKESVKAVVFNLGYLPKGNHSIMTTPETTIVAIEKSLEILKDDGIITVIIYHGGDSGFHERDELIKYFERLNNKKFSVLMHNFINQINYPPILVVIGKKK, encoded by the coding sequence ATAGTTTTGCTTGGCAATTCTCTTGGTTTATGTAAAGAATACTTAAGAAAAGTTATAAAAAAAGGAGATACCGTTATCGATGCAACCTGCGGAAACGGTTATGACACGCTTTTTCTAAAAGAACAGGTAGGTAAAGAAGGCAAGGTTTACGGTTTTGATATTCAAAAAGTAGCCTTAGATAATACGCTTAATCTGTTAAAAGAAAAGGGTTTATCAGAAAATGTAATTTTAAATCTTGATTCCCACTCCGAACTTGATAAATATGTTAAAGAAAGCGTAAAAGCAGTTGTCTTTAATTTAGGTTATCTTCCTAAGGGCAATCACAGTATTATGACAACTCCTGAAACTACCATTGTCGCTATTGAAAAATCTCTTGAAATACTTAAAGATGACGGAATAATTACAGTTATTATTTATCATGGCGGAGATTCAGGGTTCCATGAAAGAGATGAACTTATAAAATATTTTGAAAGACTTAATAACAAAAAGTTTTCAGTACTTATGCATAACTTTATCAATCAGATAAACTATCCGCCGATATTAGTAGTGATAGGAAAAAAGAAATAA
- a CDS encoding cytidine deaminase: MDRRGKINYYLDIAEAILERGTCLRRNYGAIIVNNDEIISTGYTGAPRGRKNCIDLNCCARESLKIPSGERYELCRSVHAEANAIISASRKDMIGATLYLVGKDMKTNELVKNATSCAMCKRLIINAGIERVIARNTNDEYTIVNVRDWIYNDESIYLIKGE; encoded by the coding sequence ATGGACAGAAGAGGAAAAATCAATTATTATCTTGACATTGCCGAGGCTATTTTAGAAAGGGGCACATGTTTAAGAAGAAACTATGGTGCAATAATTGTAAATAATGATGAAATTATTTCAACAGGATATACAGGAGCACCAAGAGGCAGAAAAAATTGCATTGATTTAAATTGCTGTGCAAGAGAAAGTCTTAAAATCCCAAGCGGAGAAAGGTATGAACTTTGTCGTTCGGTTCATGCAGAAGCAAATGCTATTATAAGCGCCTCAAGAAAAGATATGATAGGTGCAACCCTTTATCTTGTGGGTAAGGATATGAAAACAAACGAACTTGTAAAAAATGCAACAAGTTGTGCTATGTGTAAAAGGCTTATAATAAATGCTGGAATTGAACGTGTTATAGCAAGAAATACAAATGATGAGTATACTATTGTTAATGTAAGAGACTGGATATATAATGACGAGTCTATATATCTTATTAAGGGAGAATAA
- a CDS encoding HPr kinase/phosphorylase gives MEKENFFVTLKQLVDEFNLEVIYEGEDLSQRKVVSTELNRPGLPIAGFFDYFQPERLQVLGRVEYTYLKNMESEKIYNAFYEIAKRDVPAIIITRGQEVFPEIVEGAKTNKVPVLRTNDSSSKFMASVISYLSVELAPRITRHGGLVEVYGEGLLILGESGVGKSETAIELVKRGHRLVADDAVEIKRVSDKTLVGASPDIIKHFIELRGIGIVDVRRIFGMGAIKETEKIDLVVNLEVWKENKQYDRLGLVTEYTDILGLKVPCLNIPVRPGRNLAVVLEVAAMNNRQKKLGYNPAEELNNRLLKKMEEDAKNV, from the coding sequence ATGGAAAAAGAAAATTTTTTTGTTACTTTAAAACAACTTGTTGATGAATTTAATCTTGAAGTGATATATGAGGGAGAGGACCTTTCTCAAAGAAAAGTAGTAAGCACCGAACTTAACAGACCGGGGCTTCCTATCGCAGGTTTTTTTGATTATTTCCAGCCTGAAAGACTTCAGGTGTTAGGAAGAGTTGAATACACCTATTTAAAAAATATGGAAAGCGAAAAAATATATAACGCCTTTTATGAAATTGCAAAAAGAGATGTTCCTGCAATTATTATTACAAGAGGTCAGGAAGTTTTCCCTGAAATTGTTGAGGGCGCAAAAACCAATAAAGTGCCTGTTCTTAGAACTAATGATTCTTCTTCTAAATTTATGGCATCTGTTATAAGTTATTTAAGCGTAGAATTAGCGCCAAGAATTACAAGGCACGGAGGACTGGTTGAAGTTTACGGTGAAGGTCTTTTAATTTTAGGAGAAAGCGGCGTAGGAAAAAGCGAAACAGCAATCGAACTTGTAAAAAGAGGCCATCGTCTTGTGGCAGATGACGCTGTTGAAATAAAAAGAGTTTCAGATAAAACATTAGTTGGCGCATCTCCTGATATAATAAAGCATTTTATTGAACTAAGAGGTATCGGTATAGTAGATGTAAGAAGAATATTCGGTATGGGTGCTATTAAAGAAACAGAAAAGATTGACCTTGTAGTAAATCTTGAAGTATGGAAAGAAAATAAGCAGTATGACCGTCTTGGCCTTGTAACAGAATATACTGATATTTTGGGCCTTAAAGTTCCATGCCTGAATATCCCTGTAAGACCAGGAAGAAATCTTGCAGTGGTATTAGAGGTTGCAGCAATGAACAACAGACAGAAAAAATTAGGCTATAACCCTGCAGAAGAACTTAATAACCGTTTGCTCAAAAAAATGGAGGAAGATGCAAAGAATGTATAG
- a CDS encoding phosphatase, which produces MYSIKVDTHTHSVICEHAYSTIEENVRHARQKGLKGIVSTDHGPDISPFDNHLHFYNLDIIPTTFYGVRFFKGAEVNILDNTGRVDLKEDYLKRLDFTLAGYHRINKDLINEKYITEGYLKVLENPYIHCLAHIGQPAYKCDYSLVVKQAKKYNKVIEINNNSFHIRPGSEENCLEVAKLCKENGVYIAVSSDSHIATMIGDYTKAFELLKKADFPKELIVNRTLESFTSYLKSMKKD; this is translated from the coding sequence ATGTATAGTATTAAAGTGGATACCCATACTCACAGCGTTATTTGTGAACATGCCTATTCCACAATAGAAGAAAATGTACGTCATGCAAGGCAAAAAGGCTTAAAAGGAATTGTATCAACCGACCATGGCCCAGATATATCTCCTTTTGATAATCACCTGCACTTTTATAACCTTGATATTATTCCAACCACTTTTTACGGAGTAAGATTTTTTAAAGGAGCAGAGGTTAATATACTTGATAATACGGGTAGGGTAGACTTAAAAGAAGACTATCTTAAAAGGCTTGATTTTACCCTTGCAGGTTACCACAGGATAAATAAAGACTTAATAAATGAAAAGTATATAACCGAGGGTTATCTTAAAGTTTTAGAAAATCCGTATATTCATTGTCTTGCGCATATTGGTCAGCCTGCGTATAAGTGCGACTACTCTTTAGTAGTTAAACAAGCCAAAAAGTATAATAAAGTAATAGAAATTAATAACAACTCTTTTCATATAAGACCGGGAAGCGAAGAAAACTGTCTTGAAGTTGCAAAACTTTGTAAAGAAAACGGGGTTTATATTGCTGTGTCTTCAGACAGTCATATAGCAACTATGATAGGAGATTACACTAAAGCGTTTGAACTTTTAAAAAAAGCAGACTTCCCAAAAGAACTTATAGTAAACAGAACGCTTGAAAGTTTTACAAGTTATCTAAAATCAATGAAAAAAGATTAG
- the murB gene encoding UDP-N-acetylmuramate dehydrogenase produces MNEKRLGEKSLDILAVLKKYTNEKNILINEPMKNHTTFKIGGNADFVVLPENIDEVINLIKFLKEEKINYFVMGNGSNLLVKDEGYRGVIIKLGSNFSDIKVSGNIIKASSGALLTKISNIAQKESLKGFEELSGIPGSLGGAIYMNAGAYGKEIKNLLKSVTFLNENLEVETRDIKDLKMEYRKTLFSENKYIVLEAQIELEKGDSCMILERIREVTKMRTDKQPLNFPSAGSTFKRPVGHFAGKLIEDANLKGYTLGGAKVSEKHAGFIINYNSATFLDVINLTEEVKKIVKEKFNVELELEVEIL; encoded by the coding sequence ATCAATGAAAAAAGATTAGGAGAGAAAAGTTTGGATATTTTAGCAGTATTAAAAAAATATACAAATGAAAAAAACATTCTTATAAATGAGCCTATGAAGAATCATACAACTTTTAAAATCGGAGGGAATGCCGATTTTGTTGTACTGCCTGAAAACATAGATGAGGTTATAAACCTTATTAAATTTCTAAAAGAAGAAAAGATAAACTATTTTGTTATGGGAAATGGCTCAAATCTTCTTGTAAAGGATGAGGGTTACAGAGGAGTAATTATAAAACTTGGCTCTAACTTCTCAGATATTAAAGTTTCGGGTAATATTATAAAAGCATCTTCAGGCGCACTTCTTACTAAAATTTCAAATATTGCACAAAAAGAGTCTTTAAAAGGTTTTGAAGAACTTTCAGGAATTCCTGGAAGCCTTGGCGGAGCAATCTATATGAACGCAGGGGCATACGGAAAAGAAATTAAAAATTTGCTAAAGAGTGTAACCTTTTTAAATGAAAACTTAGAAGTTGAAACAAGGGATATTAAAGATTTAAAAATGGAATACCGTAAAACTTTATTTTCCGAAAATAAATATATAGTTCTTGAAGCGCAGATAGAACTTGAAAAAGGCGACTCTTGTATGATTTTAGAAAGAATAAGAGAAGTAACAAAAATGCGAACAGATAAACAGCCTCTTAATTTTCCAAGCGCAGGAAGTACATTTAAACGCCCTGTCGGGCATTTTGCAGGTAAACTTATAGAGGATGCCAACCTTAAAGGTTATACCTTAGGCGGAGCAAAAGTATCTGAAAAACACGCAGGTTTTATAATAAATTATAACTCTGCCACATTTTTAGATGTAATAAACCTTACCGAAGAGGTTAAAAAAATCGTTAAAGAAAAATTCAATGTAGAACTTGAATTGGAAGTAGAAATACTTTAG
- the whiA gene encoding DNA-binding protein WhiA, which yields MSFCKDVKNEICSVNFERSCCKHALLNSAFAFFNLVSYDRIRMTIESKEIALFLNELIIEITDERELTFKKNAKSKGYTLESYDCDKIHKLASKLGLINKKINQVSGIMDDNLSINPCCQRAAVIGAFLVAGSVTNPNRGYHFEISNHRKDNLHKINEILMGMDFYPKIITRGSDYVLYLKEKETIADMLNYLNCKETFFEYHDAMILKDKMNNLNRKINCEQANLDKTVNAAVEQLLAIEKLKKDKKFDALSQSLKEVANLRVDNPEASLTELSKMCKEPLSRSGINHRLKKIIELSREK from the coding sequence ATGTCATTTTGTAAAGATGTAAAAAATGAAATATGTTCAGTTAATTTTGAAAGGTCATGTTGTAAACATGCCCTTCTTAATTCTGCCTTCGCTTTTTTTAATTTAGTTTCGTATGACAGAATAAGGATGACTATTGAGAGTAAAGAAATAGCCCTTTTTTTAAATGAACTTATAATTGAGATAACAGATGAGCGCGAACTTACTTTTAAGAAAAATGCAAAAAGCAAAGGCTATACATTAGAGTCTTATGACTGTGATAAAATTCATAAACTGGCATCAAAATTAGGCCTTATAAATAAAAAAATAAATCAGGTAAGCGGAATAATGGATGATAACCTATCGATTAACCCTTGTTGCCAAAGAGCAGCAGTAATAGGTGCTTTTTTAGTAGCAGGGTCGGTTACAAACCCAAATAGAGGCTATCATTTTGAAATTTCAAACCACAGAAAAGATAATCTTCATAAGATAAATGAAATATTAATGGGTATGGATTTTTATCCTAAAATTATAACAAGAGGGTCAGACTATGTCCTTTATTTAAAAGAAAAAGAAACGATAGCAGATATGCTAAATTATCTAAACTGTAAAGAAACGTTCTTTGAATATCACGATGCTATGATTTTAAAGGATAAAATGAATAATCTTAACAGAAAGATAAACTGTGAACAAGCCAACCTTGATAAAACAGTTAATGCAGCAGTAGAGCAACTTCTTGCTATTGAAAAATTAAAGAAAGATAAAAAGTTTGATGCTTTATCTCAATCTTTAAAAGAAGTTGCCAACTTAAGAGTTGATAACCCCGAAGCAAGTTTAACAGAACTTAGCAAAATGTGTAAAGAACCATTAAGTCGTTCAGGAATAAATCACAGGCTTAAAAAAATTATAGAATTAAGCAGGGAAAAATAA